Proteins encoded in a region of the Pocillopora verrucosa isolate sample1 chromosome 11, ASM3666991v2, whole genome shotgun sequence genome:
- the LOC136284423 gene encoding carbohydrate sulfotransferase 10-like produces the protein MYCTIPKVGTTTWKNVFGNLRRLKENSFENIHQWDLWHRLSAYSEKGRRKRINTYFKFVFVREPFIRLISAFKDKFLGLDKWYTSREAREGITKAYRPQDFDPNGDNNVTFAEFVQYFSNNVSRNAHWREYEKLCHPCFINYDFIGHLETMQEDAPLALKLAGIDSRVTFPPIHESTYNCEVLEYFSKVPPEYITRLGEVYRRDFDMFGYDYLSHVRPLLIGNENRSSTQS, from the coding sequence ATGTACTGCACGATTCCAAAGGTTGGTACTACAACATGGAAAAACGTGTTCGGTAATCTTCGACGCTTGAAAGAAAACTCCTTTGAAAACATTCACCAATGGGACCTCTGGCATCGATTGAGTGCGTACTCGGAGAAAGGAAGGCGAAAGAGAATTAACACTTATTTTAAATTCGTCTTCGTTCGCGAACCTTTTATTCGCTTGATCTCTGCCTTTAAAGACAAATTTCTTGGTCTGGACAAATGGTACACGAGCAGGGAAGCTCGTGAAGGCATTACAAAAGCTTATCGACCGCAAGATTTTGACCCAAATGGAGACAACAACGTCACCTTTGCAGAATTCGTTCAATATTTTTCCAATAATGTTTCGCGCAATGCACACTGGCGAGAATACGAAAAATTGTGCCATCCGTGTTTTATCAACTACGACTTCATTGGTCATTTAGAAACTATGCAAGAGGACGCTCCCCTTGCCTTAAAATTGGCGGGAATTGACTCCCGCGTCACTTTTCCGCCAATTCACGAATCAACCTATAACTGTGAGGTGCTGGAGTATTTTTCCAAGGTCCCCCCAGAATACATCACGCGATTAGGCGAAGTGTATCGCAGAGACTTTGATATGTTTGGGTATGATTATCTAAGTCACGTGCGACCGCTTCTAATTGGTAACGAAAACAGATCGAGCACTCAATCGTAG